The Puntigrus tetrazona isolate hp1 chromosome 19, ASM1883169v1, whole genome shotgun sequence genome has a segment encoding these proteins:
- the lrp12 gene encoding low-density lipoprotein receptor-related protein 12 isoform X2 produces MQFHRSTARTFMYQACQTVTCGDAAEQIRASSGVITSPGWPFEYPSHINCSWNIRANPGEIITISFQDFEIQSSHRCGLDWISIGTYKNLDGYRACGSSIPAPYISSQDHVWIKFHSDDSMTGKGFRLSYITGKSEEASCKPDQFHCANGKCIPESWKCNTMDECGDNSDEELCVQPNPSAFFSFQPCAFNQFPCLSRYTRVYTCLPESLKCDGSIDCQDLGDEIDCDVPTCGEWLRNFYGTFSSPNYPDFYPPGSNCTWLIDTGDHRKVILRFMDFKLDGTGYGDYVKVYDGLEENPRRLLRVLTAFDSRAPVAVVSSSGQLRIHFYADKINAARGFNVTYQVDGFCLPWEIPCGGNWGCYNEQQRCDGYWHCPNGRDELNCSNCQEDEFPCSRNGACYPRSDRCNYQNRCPNGSDEKNCFFCQPGNFHCKNNRCVFESWVCDAQDDCGDGSDEESCPVIVPTRVITAAVIGSLICGLLLVIALGCTCKLYSLRMFERRSFETQLSRVEAELLRREAPPSYGQLIAQGLIPPVEDFPVCSGNQASVLENLRLAVRSQLGFTSIRLPTTGRHGNIWRRLFNFTRSRRSGSLALVSADTEEGPDGSTSAREPERLGSHRGLLPLDSDDTDTESEQHSRRDVPGAVGGLMAPLPQKTPPTTAVEAIVSVSASSAPLISRESSISESISESSGVTGSSCTTTATTTSSRSPFGSALSRVTRSLRWIRFSLGRSGDGGSSGIGQNHSPLRQLEQGSVGCTGVGIRGEDEDDVELLIPVSDGGSLDSDESSRPLLEQGLEQAFGPHLTPTAVSLRGRLVGRDGPCEHCGIVHTARIPDACLEATAKTETSDDESLLLC; encoded by the exons atGCAGTTTCATCGCAGCACAGCGAGAACGTTTATGTATCAGGCATGTCAAACGGTGA CCTGTGGTGATGCAGCGGAGCAGATAAGGGCGTCCAGTGGAGTGATAACCAGCCCTGGCTGGCCCTTTGAATACCCTTCTCACATCAACTGCAGCTGGAACATCAGGGCCAACCCCGGAGAGATCATCACCATCAG TTTTCAGGACTTTGAAATTCAGAGCTCGCACCGATGTGGTTTGGACTGGATCTCCATTGGAACCTATAAGAACCTGGATGGGTACCGGGCCTGTGGCTCGTCTATTCCGGCCCCATACATCTCCTCTCAGGATCACGTGTGGATCAAGTTTCACTCTGATGACAGCATGACTGGAAAAGGCTTCAGGCTCTCTTACATAACAG GGAAATCGGAAGAAGCCAGCTGCAAGCCCGACCAGTTCCACTGCGCTAATGGAAAGTGTATCCCAGAGTCATGGAAGTGCAACACCATGGATGAATGCGGTGATAACTCGGACGAGGAGTTGTGCGTACAGCCCAATCCCTCCGCGTTCTTCTCCTTCCAGCCTTGCGCCTTCAACCAGTTCCCTTGTCTCTCACGCTACACCCGTGTTTACACCTGTCTGCCGGAGTCGCTCAAATGTGACGGCAGTATTGACTGTCAGGACTTGGGTGATGAAATCGACTGTGACGTGCCCACTTGTGGTGAATGGCTGCGCAATTTCTACGGTACTTTTAGCTCGCCCAACTATCCTGACTTCTATCCTCCTGGAAGCAACTGCACCTGGCTGATCGACACCGGTGATCATCGAAAGGTTATCCTGCGCTTTATGGACTTCAAGCTGGACGGCACAGGCTATGGAGATTATGTTAAAGTCTATGATGGACTGGAGGAGAACCCTAGGCGTCTGTTGCGAGTGTTGACTGCGTTCGACTCTCGAGCCCCTGTAGCGGTGGTTTCATCTTCAGGACAGCTTCGGATACACTTTTACGCTGACAAAATCAATGCGGCCCGAGGCTTTAACGTTACATACCAAGTAGACGGTTTCTGCCTGCCGTGGGAGATCCCTTGCGGAGGGAACTGGGGTTGCTACAATGAACAACAGCGCTGTGACGGCTACTGGCACTGTCCCAATGGCAGGGACGAGCTCAACTGCAGCAATTGCCAGGAGGACGAGTTCCCATGCTCGCGAAATGGTGCCTGCTACCCACGCTCAGACCGCTGCAACTACCAGAACCGCTGCCCGAATGGCTCCGACGAGAAGAACTGCTTTTTCTGCCAACCTGGAAACTTCCACTGCAAGAACAACCGCTGTGTTTTTGAAAGCTGGGTGTGTGACGCGCAAGACGACTGCGGGGACGGAAGCGACGAGGAGAGCTGCCCGGTAATCGTGCCTACGAGAGTCATCACTGCCGCTGTAATCGGGAGTCTGATCTGTGGCCTGCTGCTGGTCATTGCTCTGGGCTGCACATGCAAACTCTACTCACTCAGGATGTTTGAGCGTAG GTCATTTGAGACTCAGCTCTCTAGAGTGGAAGCTGAGTTACTGAGAAGAGAAGCTCCTCCATCATATGGGCAGCTGATTGCTCAAGGACTGATTCCCCCGGTGGAAGATTTTCCGGTCTGCTCTGGAAACCAG GCATCTGTTTTAGAAAACCTAAGACTGGCAGTTCGCTCTCAGCTGGGATTCACCTCAATCCGACTCCCCACCACAGGGCGCCATGGCAACATCTGGAGACGCCTGTTCAACTTCACCCGTTCACGGCGCTCTGGTTCTCTCGCACTGGTGTCTGCAGACACAGAAGAGGGTCCTGATGGCAGCACCTCAGCTCGTGAGCCTGAACGGCTTGGCTCTCACCGTGGACTCTTGCCCTTGGACTCCGACGATACAGACACTGAGAGCGAGCAGCATTCCCGCAGAGATGTCCCAGGAGCTGTTGGAGGCCTGATGGCCCCACTGCCACAGAAAACTCCCCCTACCACAGCCGTGGAGGCCATCGTCTCTGTGTCTGCCAGCTCTGCACCACTCATCAGCAGGGAGAGCAGCATCTCTGAGAGCATCTCAGAAAGTTCTGGAGTAACTGGATCTTCGTGTACTACTACTGCAACTACTACTTCCTCGAGAAGCCCCTTCGGCAGCGCTCTAAGCCGGGTCACCCGCAGCCTACGCTGGATTCGTTTCTCTCTGGGCCGCTCTGGAGACGGCGGGTCAAGTGGCATCGGGCAGAATCACAGCCCTCTGCGGCAACTGGAGCAAGGAAGTGTGGGTTGCACTGGGGTCGGCATTAGAGGCGAGGATGAGGACGACGTGGAGCTCCTCATTCCCGTCTCGGATGGCGGCTCCCTGGACAGTGATGAGAGCTCCAGGCCCCTGCTGGAACAAGGCCTGGAGCAGGCCTTCGGGCCCCACCTGACCCCCACCGCAGTCTCCCTCAGAGGCCGGCTGGTGGGTAGGGACGGCCCCTGTGAACACTGTGGAATTGTCCATACAGCGCGGATCCCAGACGCTTGTCTGGAGGCGACAGCCAAAACAGAAACAAGCGATGACGAGTCACTGCTGCTCTGTTAA
- the LOC122323814 gene encoding LOW QUALITY PROTEIN: serine/threonine-protein kinase pim-1-like (The sequence of the model RefSeq protein was modified relative to this genomic sequence to represent the inferred CDS: inserted 2 bases in 1 codon), with protein sequence MNTVQSTSKDECQEVECCVECLNRWPQNLDPDLNPWTTLDLGDGRASGPHALYTKLRKIPRCLYQNMLYYSDGRRKERKGEKSKKKRQKQKWFRKFAAFFSCFPHPKSTSAQDEQVEQGEVEQDTVPSRRCTDDQTSLQDVVTTVEDGDHQELPFSAAVVPAVTAEDQQVEDVQLQDQDSPGVQRQLDCDKITRTESDICWKYSIGKKLGEGGCGSVFEGTRREDGLPVAVKFTVKTENEPYLSLPEHPRPVPLEVALTLMANQGPSCPHIIKLLDWEDQPDQYIMVLERPSHCMDMLSFWAHYDGHFSEEMARHFMRQVTDAAAACCSKSVFHRDIKMPNILVNVETLEVKLIDFGCGDLLKKTSYTTYSGTARYCPPEYIEKGEYDGKQATVWSLGCCCFXMMTRLFPDSSDIGLMDADAWEEPGISDECCRFIRGCLKSDPEQRLHLDEMHLHEWFKLAPSSLQS encoded by the exons ATGAACACGGTCCAGTCCACTTC aaaaGATGAGTGCCAAGAGGTGGAATGTTGCGTTGAATGTCTGAACCGTTGGCCACAAAACCTGGACCCCGACCTGAATCCGTGGACGACGCTAGATCTGGGGGACGGCCGAGCCTCTGGTCCACATGCACTGTACACAAAACTGCGAAAAATTCCCAGATGTCTCTATCAAAACATGCTGTATTACTCAGACG GGAGgcggaaagagagaaagggagagaaaagCAAGAAGAAGAGGCAGAAACAGAAGTGGTTTCGGAAGTTTGCTGCTTTCTTCTCTTGTTTCCCCCACCCGAAATCCACCAGTGCTCAGGATGAGCAGGTGGAGCAGGGAGAGGTGGAGCAGGACACGGTCCCATCCAGGAGGTGCACTGATG ATCAGACTTCTCTACAGGACGTCGTAACTACTGTAGAGGACGGTGATCATCAGGAGCTTCCTTTCAGTGCTGCTGTTGTCCCTGCTGTCACTGCTGAGGACCAGCAAGTGGAGGACGTCCAGCTTCAAGATCAGGACAGTCCAGGTGTGCAGAGACAGCTGGACTGTGATAAGATAACGAGAACCGAGTCTGA CATTTGCTGGAAATATTCTATTGGCAAGAAGTTGGGAGAAGGAGGATGCGGCTCCGTTTTTGAAGGGACCCGCCGTGAAGACGGCCTTCCAGTGGCTGTGAAGTTCACGGTGAAGACAGAGAACGAGCCGTACTTAAGCCTT cCTGAGCATCCCAGACCAGTTCCTCTGGAGGTGGCCCTAACTCTCATGGCCAATCAAGGCCCCAGCTGTCCCCACATCATAAAGCTACTGGACTGGGAGGACCAACCGGACCAGTACATTATGGTCCTAGAGCGGCCCTCGCATTGCATGGACATGCTCAGTTTTTGGGCGCATTACGATGGCCACTTCAGCGAGGAGATGGCACGTCATTTCATGCGGCAGGTGAccgatgctgctgctgcttgctGTTCCAAGAGTGTCTTCCATCGGGACAtcaaaatgccaaacatcctggTCAACGTAGAGACCCTAGAGGTCAAACTTATCGATTTTGGCTGTGGAGACCTCCTTAAAAAGACCTCCTACACCACCTATAGTG GGACAGCAAGGTACTGCCCTCCGGAGTACATCGAGAAGGGCGAGTACGACGGGAAGCAGGCCACAGTGTGGTCGCTGGGGTGCTGCTGTTT GATGATGACCAGACTTTTCCCAGACAGCAGCGACATTGGTTTGATGGATGCCGATGCGTGGGAAGAGCCAGGCATCTCCGACG AATGCTGTCGTTTTATTCGAGGTTGCCTAAAGAGTGACCCAGAGCAGAGGCTTCACCTGGATGAGATGCACTTACACGAATGGTTTAAGTTAGCCCCTTCATCCCTCCAGTCCTAG
- the lrp12 gene encoding low-density lipoprotein receptor-related protein 12 isoform X1, with translation MAYTSSSKKISLPWTHLLFIFMGNAVSSQHSENVYVSGMSNACGDAAEQIRASSGVITSPGWPFEYPSHINCSWNIRANPGEIITISFQDFEIQSSHRCGLDWISIGTYKNLDGYRACGSSIPAPYISSQDHVWIKFHSDDSMTGKGFRLSYITGKSEEASCKPDQFHCANGKCIPESWKCNTMDECGDNSDEELCVQPNPSAFFSFQPCAFNQFPCLSRYTRVYTCLPESLKCDGSIDCQDLGDEIDCDVPTCGEWLRNFYGTFSSPNYPDFYPPGSNCTWLIDTGDHRKVILRFMDFKLDGTGYGDYVKVYDGLEENPRRLLRVLTAFDSRAPVAVVSSSGQLRIHFYADKINAARGFNVTYQVDGFCLPWEIPCGGNWGCYNEQQRCDGYWHCPNGRDELNCSNCQEDEFPCSRNGACYPRSDRCNYQNRCPNGSDEKNCFFCQPGNFHCKNNRCVFESWVCDAQDDCGDGSDEESCPVIVPTRVITAAVIGSLICGLLLVIALGCTCKLYSLRMFERRSFETQLSRVEAELLRREAPPSYGQLIAQGLIPPVEDFPVCSGNQASVLENLRLAVRSQLGFTSIRLPTTGRHGNIWRRLFNFTRSRRSGSLALVSADTEEGPDGSTSAREPERLGSHRGLLPLDSDDTDTESEQHSRRDVPGAVGGLMAPLPQKTPPTTAVEAIVSVSASSAPLISRESSISESISESSGVTGSSCTTTATTTSSRSPFGSALSRVTRSLRWIRFSLGRSGDGGSSGIGQNHSPLRQLEQGSVGCTGVGIRGEDEDDVELLIPVSDGGSLDSDESSRPLLEQGLEQAFGPHLTPTAVSLRGRLVGRDGPCEHCGIVHTARIPDACLEATAKTETSDDESLLLC, from the exons ATGGCCTACACTTCGAGCTCAAAGAAGATCAGTTTGCCGTGGACACATCTACTCTTCATTTTCATGG gaaatGCAGTTTCATCGCAGCACAGCGAGAACGTTTATGTATCAGGCATGTCAAACG CCTGTGGTGATGCAGCGGAGCAGATAAGGGCGTCCAGTGGAGTGATAACCAGCCCTGGCTGGCCCTTTGAATACCCTTCTCACATCAACTGCAGCTGGAACATCAGGGCCAACCCCGGAGAGATCATCACCATCAG TTTTCAGGACTTTGAAATTCAGAGCTCGCACCGATGTGGTTTGGACTGGATCTCCATTGGAACCTATAAGAACCTGGATGGGTACCGGGCCTGTGGCTCGTCTATTCCGGCCCCATACATCTCCTCTCAGGATCACGTGTGGATCAAGTTTCACTCTGATGACAGCATGACTGGAAAAGGCTTCAGGCTCTCTTACATAACAG GGAAATCGGAAGAAGCCAGCTGCAAGCCCGACCAGTTCCACTGCGCTAATGGAAAGTGTATCCCAGAGTCATGGAAGTGCAACACCATGGATGAATGCGGTGATAACTCGGACGAGGAGTTGTGCGTACAGCCCAATCCCTCCGCGTTCTTCTCCTTCCAGCCTTGCGCCTTCAACCAGTTCCCTTGTCTCTCACGCTACACCCGTGTTTACACCTGTCTGCCGGAGTCGCTCAAATGTGACGGCAGTATTGACTGTCAGGACTTGGGTGATGAAATCGACTGTGACGTGCCCACTTGTGGTGAATGGCTGCGCAATTTCTACGGTACTTTTAGCTCGCCCAACTATCCTGACTTCTATCCTCCTGGAAGCAACTGCACCTGGCTGATCGACACCGGTGATCATCGAAAGGTTATCCTGCGCTTTATGGACTTCAAGCTGGACGGCACAGGCTATGGAGATTATGTTAAAGTCTATGATGGACTGGAGGAGAACCCTAGGCGTCTGTTGCGAGTGTTGACTGCGTTCGACTCTCGAGCCCCTGTAGCGGTGGTTTCATCTTCAGGACAGCTTCGGATACACTTTTACGCTGACAAAATCAATGCGGCCCGAGGCTTTAACGTTACATACCAAGTAGACGGTTTCTGCCTGCCGTGGGAGATCCCTTGCGGAGGGAACTGGGGTTGCTACAATGAACAACAGCGCTGTGACGGCTACTGGCACTGTCCCAATGGCAGGGACGAGCTCAACTGCAGCAATTGCCAGGAGGACGAGTTCCCATGCTCGCGAAATGGTGCCTGCTACCCACGCTCAGACCGCTGCAACTACCAGAACCGCTGCCCGAATGGCTCCGACGAGAAGAACTGCTTTTTCTGCCAACCTGGAAACTTCCACTGCAAGAACAACCGCTGTGTTTTTGAAAGCTGGGTGTGTGACGCGCAAGACGACTGCGGGGACGGAAGCGACGAGGAGAGCTGCCCGGTAATCGTGCCTACGAGAGTCATCACTGCCGCTGTAATCGGGAGTCTGATCTGTGGCCTGCTGCTGGTCATTGCTCTGGGCTGCACATGCAAACTCTACTCACTCAGGATGTTTGAGCGTAG GTCATTTGAGACTCAGCTCTCTAGAGTGGAAGCTGAGTTACTGAGAAGAGAAGCTCCTCCATCATATGGGCAGCTGATTGCTCAAGGACTGATTCCCCCGGTGGAAGATTTTCCGGTCTGCTCTGGAAACCAG GCATCTGTTTTAGAAAACCTAAGACTGGCAGTTCGCTCTCAGCTGGGATTCACCTCAATCCGACTCCCCACCACAGGGCGCCATGGCAACATCTGGAGACGCCTGTTCAACTTCACCCGTTCACGGCGCTCTGGTTCTCTCGCACTGGTGTCTGCAGACACAGAAGAGGGTCCTGATGGCAGCACCTCAGCTCGTGAGCCTGAACGGCTTGGCTCTCACCGTGGACTCTTGCCCTTGGACTCCGACGATACAGACACTGAGAGCGAGCAGCATTCCCGCAGAGATGTCCCAGGAGCTGTTGGAGGCCTGATGGCCCCACTGCCACAGAAAACTCCCCCTACCACAGCCGTGGAGGCCATCGTCTCTGTGTCTGCCAGCTCTGCACCACTCATCAGCAGGGAGAGCAGCATCTCTGAGAGCATCTCAGAAAGTTCTGGAGTAACTGGATCTTCGTGTACTACTACTGCAACTACTACTTCCTCGAGAAGCCCCTTCGGCAGCGCTCTAAGCCGGGTCACCCGCAGCCTACGCTGGATTCGTTTCTCTCTGGGCCGCTCTGGAGACGGCGGGTCAAGTGGCATCGGGCAGAATCACAGCCCTCTGCGGCAACTGGAGCAAGGAAGTGTGGGTTGCACTGGGGTCGGCATTAGAGGCGAGGATGAGGACGACGTGGAGCTCCTCATTCCCGTCTCGGATGGCGGCTCCCTGGACAGTGATGAGAGCTCCAGGCCCCTGCTGGAACAAGGCCTGGAGCAGGCCTTCGGGCCCCACCTGACCCCCACCGCAGTCTCCCTCAGAGGCCGGCTGGTGGGTAGGGACGGCCCCTGTGAACACTGTGGAATTGTCCATACAGCGCGGATCCCAGACGCTTGTCTGGAGGCGACAGCCAAAACAGAAACAAGCGATGACGAGTCACTGCTGCTCTGTTAA